A single Oncorhynchus nerka isolate Pitt River linkage group LG10, Oner_Uvic_2.0, whole genome shotgun sequence DNA region contains:
- the LOC115135599 gene encoding WD repeat-containing protein 44-like isoform X2, which produces MASDSDTEEFYDAAEDVNFTPSPKVTPTKFVLPIPQGVVESPPEDVAVGPVAPEARQDDSIQIIDSIIEESQKGSAVEEERNVDTRAESEVKDKNVAPVEREHPAIEPQPVVERSEQPQEQQEACSMALPDIPSLLSGSQEHVQPPDITSTLGQLDLPPDLPDLPRVSAEDRDREQRPADILDQDPLTDKPAGSSDPGPTKPPRQFTVEPDIVASTKKPPPSRPPPPSGAAPPRPPPPSRPALPLSKKSQECIRPAGLEGELEEPCGLVSPSSTVRSITKDLQHSLDLASATSGDKVVTAQENEDEQASSPIGDPLGPQRPRSNSGRELTDEEILASVMIKNLDTGEEIPLIQAEEKLPTGINPLTLHIMRRTKEYITNDAAQSDDDDKAQAPLTDSDGGKLKQKTTQLKKFLGKSVKRAKHLAEEYGEKAVNKVKSVRDEVFHNDQDDPSSSDDEGMPYTRPVKFKAAHSFKGPFDFDQVKVVQDLSGEHMGAVWTMKFSHCGRLLATAGQDNVVRIWVLKNAFDYFNNMRIKYNTEGRVSPSPSQESLCSSKSDTDGGMSSVPEDPDSEDKNLPFRQVPFCKYKGHTADLLDLSWSKNYFLLSSSMDKTVRLWHISRRECLCCFQHIDFVTAIAFHPRDDRYFLSGSLDGKLRLWNIPDKKVALWNEVDGQTRLITAANFCQNGKYAVIGTYDGRCIFYDTERLKYHTQIHVRSTRGRNRVGRKITGIEPLPGENKILVTSNDSRIRLYDLRDLSLSMKYKGYVNSSSQIKASFSHDYSFIVSGSEDKYVYIWSTYHDLSKFTSVRRDRNDFWEGIKAHNAVVTSAIFAPHPNLIVPQEAGAEKAGADAECKSLDSTDSETIPSGALKTDHTEVLLSADFTGAIKVFINVKKY; this is translated from the exons ATGGCGTCAGATAGTGACACAGAGGAATTCTACGATGCTGCTGAAGACGTCAATTTTACTCCATCTCCTAAAGT GACACCTACAAAGTTTGTCCTTCCCATACCTCAG GGGGTGGTAGAGAGCCCACCAGAGGACGTGGCTGTTGGGCCGGTCGCACCTGAGGCACGCCAAGATGACTCCATTCAG ATCATCGACAGCATCATTGAGGAGAGCCAGAAGGGAAGTgcagtggaggaagagaggaatgttGATACAAGGGCAGAGTCAGAGGTGAAGGACAAAAATGTGGCCCCTGTAGAACGAGAGCATCCTGCTATTGAACCTCAGCCTGTGGTTGAGAGATCAGAGCAGCCACAGGAACAGCAGGAAGCATGTTCCATGGCCCTCCCAGACATCCCCAGCCTGTTGTCAGGGTCACAGGAGCACGTCCAGCCCCCAGACATCACCAGCACCCTGGGGCAACTAGACCTCCCGCCGGACCTCCCTGACCTACCCCGGGTGTCTGCAGAGGACAGGGATAGGGAGCAGAGACCAGCAGACATCCTAGACCAGGATCCCCTCACAGACAAGCCGGCTGGCTCCTCTGACCCGGGGCCTACAAAACCCCCACGGCAGTTCACTGTAGAGCCTGACATTGTGGCCAGCACCAAGAAACCTCCGCCTTCACGCCCACCCCCTCCCAGCGGAGCTGCTCCTCCACGGCCACCACCCCCATCCCGGCCTGCTTTACCCCTCAGCAAGAAGTCCCAGGAGTGTATAAGGCCAGCAGGACTGGAAG GGGAGCTGGAGGAGCCATGTGGCCTGGTGTCTCCCAGCAGCACAGTGAGGAGCATCACCAAGGATCTGCAGCACTCTTTGGACCTGGCTAGCGCCACCAGTGGGGACAAGGTTGTCACAGCACAG GAGAATGAGGATGAGCAGGCATCCAGTCCCATTGGCGACCCTCTAGGTCCTCAGCGTCCACGATCCAACTCTGGCAGAGAGCTGACTGATGAG GAGATCCTGGCGAGTGTGATGATCAAGAATCTGGACACAGGTGAGGAGATCCCTCTCATCCAGGCGGAGGAGAAGCTTCCCACAGGGATCAACCCACTCACATTACACATCATGAGGAGGACTAAGGAGTACATCAC GAATGACGCAGCACAGTCAGATGATGATGACAAGGCCCAGGCTCCATTGACCGACTCTGACGGAGGGAAGCTGAAACAGAAAAC CACTCAACTGAAGAAGTTCCTGGGCAAGTCTGTGAAGAGGGCCAAGCATCTGGCTGAAGAGTATGGTGAGAAGGCCGTCAACAAGGTGAAGAGTGTCCGTGATGAAG TGTTTCACAACGACCAGGATGACCCGTCTTCCAGTGATGATGAGGGGATGCCCTACACCCGGCCTGTCAAGTTCAAGGCAGCCCACAGCTTCAAGGGCCCCTTTGACTTTGATCAGGTCAAGGTGGTCCAGGACCTGAGTGGAGAGCACATG GGTGCAGTGTGGACCATGAAGTTCTCACACTGTGGGAGGTTGTTGGCAACAGCAGGCCAGGACAACGTGGTGCGAATCTGGGTTCTGAAAAATGCCTTTGACTACTTCAACAACATGAGGATAAAGTACAACACTGAAG GTCGTGTGTCGCCCTCTCCCTCTCAGGAAAGCCTGTGTTCCTCTAAATCAGACACGGACGGTGGG ATGAGCAGTGTTCCTGAAGACCCTGATTCAGAGGACAAGAATCTCCCCTTCCGCCAAGTCCCCTTTTGCAAGTACAAGGGTCATACGGCTGACCTGCTGGACTTGTCCTGGTCAAAG AACTACTTCTTACTTTCCTCGTCAATGGATAAGACGGTCCGACTGTGGCACATATCCAGGAGAGAGTGTCTATGCTGCTTTCAGCATATTGACTTCGTCACAGCCATCGCTTTCCATCCCAGA GATGACAGGTACTTCCTGAGTGGCTCTCTGGATGGGAAGTTGCGTCTGTGGAACATCCCAGACAAGAAGGTGGCTCTGTGGAACGAGGTGGACGGACAAACACGCCTCATCACTGCTGCCAACTTCTGCCAGAATGGGAAGTACGCTGTCATCGGCACCTACGATGGCCGCTGCATCTTCTACGACACTGAG CGCCTTAAATACCACACCCAGATCCACGTACGGTCGACTAGAGGCAGGAATCGAGTAGGACGGAAAATCACAGGCATCGAGCCTCTGCCTGGAGAGAACAAG ATTCTAGTGACCTCCAATGACTCCAGGATCCGCCTGTATGACCTGCGGGACCTGTCTTTGTCCATGAAGTACAAGGGTTACGTCAACAGCAGTAGTCAGATCAAAGCCAGCTTCAG CCATGATTACTCATTCATTGTGAGTGGCTCAGAGGATAAGTACGTGTACATCTGGAGCACCTACCATGACCTGAGCAAGTTCACCTCTGTACGACGAGACCGCAATGACTTCTGGGAGGGAATTAAAG CCCACAATGCAGTAGTGACATCAGCTATTTTTGCGCCCCATCCTAACCTGATTGTCCCCCAGGAGGCGGGGGCAGAGAAAGCTGGGGCAGATGCAGAGTGTAAGAGCTTGGACTCTACTGACTCTGAGACCATTCCCTCAG GGGCTCTGAAGACTGATCATACAGAGGTTCTGCTCTCTGCTGACTTCACTGGCGCCATTAAGGTTTTTATCAATGTAAAAAAGTACTGA
- the LOC115135599 gene encoding WD repeat-containing protein 44-like isoform X1, with amino-acid sequence MASDSDTEEFYDAAEDVNFTPSPKVTPTKFVLPIPQGVVESPPEDVAVGPVAPEARQDDSIQIIDSIIEESQKGSAVEEERNVDTRAESEVKDKNVAPVEREHPAIEPQPVVERSEQPQEQQEACSMALPDIPSLLSGSQEHVQPPDITSTLGQLDLPPDLPDLPRVSAEDRDREQRPADILDQDPLTDKPAGSSDPGPTKPPRQFTVEPDIVASTKKPPPSRPPPPSGAAPPRPPPPSRPALPLSKKSQECIRPAGLEGELEEPCGLVSPSSTVRSITKDLQHSLDLASATSGDKVVTAQENEDEQASSPIGDPLGPQRPRSNSGRELTDEEILASVMIKNLDTGEEIPLIQAEEKLPTGINPLTLHIMRRTKEYITNDAAQSDDDDKAQAPLTDSDGGKLKQKTTQLKKFLGKSVKRAKHLAEEYGEKAVNKVKSVRDEVFHNDQDDPSSSDDEGMPYTRPVKFKAAHSFKGPFDFDQVKVVQDLSGEHMGAVWTMKFSHCGRLLATAGQDNVVRIWVLKNAFDYFNNMRIKYNTEGRVSPSPSQESLCSSKSDTDGGVSKMSSVPEDPDSEDKNLPFRQVPFCKYKGHTADLLDLSWSKNYFLLSSSMDKTVRLWHISRRECLCCFQHIDFVTAIAFHPRDDRYFLSGSLDGKLRLWNIPDKKVALWNEVDGQTRLITAANFCQNGKYAVIGTYDGRCIFYDTERLKYHTQIHVRSTRGRNRVGRKITGIEPLPGENKILVTSNDSRIRLYDLRDLSLSMKYKGYVNSSSQIKASFSHDYSFIVSGSEDKYVYIWSTYHDLSKFTSVRRDRNDFWEGIKAHNAVVTSAIFAPHPNLIVPQEAGAEKAGADAECKSLDSTDSETIPSGALKTDHTEVLLSADFTGAIKVFINVKKY; translated from the exons ATGGCGTCAGATAGTGACACAGAGGAATTCTACGATGCTGCTGAAGACGTCAATTTTACTCCATCTCCTAAAGT GACACCTACAAAGTTTGTCCTTCCCATACCTCAG GGGGTGGTAGAGAGCCCACCAGAGGACGTGGCTGTTGGGCCGGTCGCACCTGAGGCACGCCAAGATGACTCCATTCAG ATCATCGACAGCATCATTGAGGAGAGCCAGAAGGGAAGTgcagtggaggaagagaggaatgttGATACAAGGGCAGAGTCAGAGGTGAAGGACAAAAATGTGGCCCCTGTAGAACGAGAGCATCCTGCTATTGAACCTCAGCCTGTGGTTGAGAGATCAGAGCAGCCACAGGAACAGCAGGAAGCATGTTCCATGGCCCTCCCAGACATCCCCAGCCTGTTGTCAGGGTCACAGGAGCACGTCCAGCCCCCAGACATCACCAGCACCCTGGGGCAACTAGACCTCCCGCCGGACCTCCCTGACCTACCCCGGGTGTCTGCAGAGGACAGGGATAGGGAGCAGAGACCAGCAGACATCCTAGACCAGGATCCCCTCACAGACAAGCCGGCTGGCTCCTCTGACCCGGGGCCTACAAAACCCCCACGGCAGTTCACTGTAGAGCCTGACATTGTGGCCAGCACCAAGAAACCTCCGCCTTCACGCCCACCCCCTCCCAGCGGAGCTGCTCCTCCACGGCCACCACCCCCATCCCGGCCTGCTTTACCCCTCAGCAAGAAGTCCCAGGAGTGTATAAGGCCAGCAGGACTGGAAG GGGAGCTGGAGGAGCCATGTGGCCTGGTGTCTCCCAGCAGCACAGTGAGGAGCATCACCAAGGATCTGCAGCACTCTTTGGACCTGGCTAGCGCCACCAGTGGGGACAAGGTTGTCACAGCACAG GAGAATGAGGATGAGCAGGCATCCAGTCCCATTGGCGACCCTCTAGGTCCTCAGCGTCCACGATCCAACTCTGGCAGAGAGCTGACTGATGAG GAGATCCTGGCGAGTGTGATGATCAAGAATCTGGACACAGGTGAGGAGATCCCTCTCATCCAGGCGGAGGAGAAGCTTCCCACAGGGATCAACCCACTCACATTACACATCATGAGGAGGACTAAGGAGTACATCAC GAATGACGCAGCACAGTCAGATGATGATGACAAGGCCCAGGCTCCATTGACCGACTCTGACGGAGGGAAGCTGAAACAGAAAAC CACTCAACTGAAGAAGTTCCTGGGCAAGTCTGTGAAGAGGGCCAAGCATCTGGCTGAAGAGTATGGTGAGAAGGCCGTCAACAAGGTGAAGAGTGTCCGTGATGAAG TGTTTCACAACGACCAGGATGACCCGTCTTCCAGTGATGATGAGGGGATGCCCTACACCCGGCCTGTCAAGTTCAAGGCAGCCCACAGCTTCAAGGGCCCCTTTGACTTTGATCAGGTCAAGGTGGTCCAGGACCTGAGTGGAGAGCACATG GGTGCAGTGTGGACCATGAAGTTCTCACACTGTGGGAGGTTGTTGGCAACAGCAGGCCAGGACAACGTGGTGCGAATCTGGGTTCTGAAAAATGCCTTTGACTACTTCAACAACATGAGGATAAAGTACAACACTGAAG GTCGTGTGTCGCCCTCTCCCTCTCAGGAAAGCCTGTGTTCCTCTAAATCAGACACGGACGGTGGGGTGAGTAAG ATGAGCAGTGTTCCTGAAGACCCTGATTCAGAGGACAAGAATCTCCCCTTCCGCCAAGTCCCCTTTTGCAAGTACAAGGGTCATACGGCTGACCTGCTGGACTTGTCCTGGTCAAAG AACTACTTCTTACTTTCCTCGTCAATGGATAAGACGGTCCGACTGTGGCACATATCCAGGAGAGAGTGTCTATGCTGCTTTCAGCATATTGACTTCGTCACAGCCATCGCTTTCCATCCCAGA GATGACAGGTACTTCCTGAGTGGCTCTCTGGATGGGAAGTTGCGTCTGTGGAACATCCCAGACAAGAAGGTGGCTCTGTGGAACGAGGTGGACGGACAAACACGCCTCATCACTGCTGCCAACTTCTGCCAGAATGGGAAGTACGCTGTCATCGGCACCTACGATGGCCGCTGCATCTTCTACGACACTGAG CGCCTTAAATACCACACCCAGATCCACGTACGGTCGACTAGAGGCAGGAATCGAGTAGGACGGAAAATCACAGGCATCGAGCCTCTGCCTGGAGAGAACAAG ATTCTAGTGACCTCCAATGACTCCAGGATCCGCCTGTATGACCTGCGGGACCTGTCTTTGTCCATGAAGTACAAGGGTTACGTCAACAGCAGTAGTCAGATCAAAGCCAGCTTCAG CCATGATTACTCATTCATTGTGAGTGGCTCAGAGGATAAGTACGTGTACATCTGGAGCACCTACCATGACCTGAGCAAGTTCACCTCTGTACGACGAGACCGCAATGACTTCTGGGAGGGAATTAAAG CCCACAATGCAGTAGTGACATCAGCTATTTTTGCGCCCCATCCTAACCTGATTGTCCCCCAGGAGGCGGGGGCAGAGAAAGCTGGGGCAGATGCAGAGTGTAAGAGCTTGGACTCTACTGACTCTGAGACCATTCCCTCAG GGGCTCTGAAGACTGATCATACAGAGGTTCTGCTCTCTGCTGACTTCACTGGCGCCATTAAGGTTTTTATCAATGTAAAAAAGTACTGA
- the LOC115135599 gene encoding WD repeat-containing protein 44-like isoform X3: MASDSDTEEFYDAAEDVNFTPSPKVTPTKFVLPIPQGVVESPPEDVAVGPVAPEARQDDSIQIIDSIIEESQKGSAVEEERNVDTRAESEVKDKNVAPVEREHPAIEPQPVVERSEQPQEQQEACSMALPDIPSLLSGSQEHVQPPDITSTLGQLDLPPDLPDLPRVSAEDRDREQRPADILDQDPLTDKPAGSSDPGPTKPPRQFTVEPDIVASTKKPPPSRPPPPSGAAPPRPPPPSRPALPLSKKSQECIRPAGLEGELEEPCGLVSPSSTVRSITKDLQHSLDLASATSGDKVVTAQENEDEQASSPIGDPLGPQRPRSNSGRELTDEEILASVMIKNLDTGEEIPLIQAEEKLPTGINPLTLHIMRRTKEYITNDAAQSDDDDKAQAPLTDSDGGKLKQKTTQLKKFLGKSVKRAKHLAEEYGEKAVNKVKSVRDEVFHNDQDDPSSSDDEGMPYTRPVKFKAAHSFKGPFDFDQVKVVQDLSGEHMGAVWTMKFSHCGRLLATAGQDNVVRIWVLKNAFDYFNNMRIKYNTEGRVSPSPSQESLCSSKSDTDGGVSKMSSVPEDPDSEDKNLPFRQVPFCKYKGHTADLLDLSWSKNYFLLSSSMDKTVRLWHISRRECLCCFQHIDFVTAIAFHPRDDRYFLSGSLDGKLRLWNIPDKKVALWNEVDGQTRLITAANFCQNGKYAVIGTYDGRCIFYDTERLKYHTQIHVRSTRGRNRVGRKITGIEPLPGENKILVTSNDSRIRLYDLRDLSLSMKYKGYVNSSSQIKASFSHDYSFIVSGSEDKYVYIWSTYHDLSKFTSVRRDRNDFWEGIKGGGGRESWGRCRV, translated from the exons ATGGCGTCAGATAGTGACACAGAGGAATTCTACGATGCTGCTGAAGACGTCAATTTTACTCCATCTCCTAAAGT GACACCTACAAAGTTTGTCCTTCCCATACCTCAG GGGGTGGTAGAGAGCCCACCAGAGGACGTGGCTGTTGGGCCGGTCGCACCTGAGGCACGCCAAGATGACTCCATTCAG ATCATCGACAGCATCATTGAGGAGAGCCAGAAGGGAAGTgcagtggaggaagagaggaatgttGATACAAGGGCAGAGTCAGAGGTGAAGGACAAAAATGTGGCCCCTGTAGAACGAGAGCATCCTGCTATTGAACCTCAGCCTGTGGTTGAGAGATCAGAGCAGCCACAGGAACAGCAGGAAGCATGTTCCATGGCCCTCCCAGACATCCCCAGCCTGTTGTCAGGGTCACAGGAGCACGTCCAGCCCCCAGACATCACCAGCACCCTGGGGCAACTAGACCTCCCGCCGGACCTCCCTGACCTACCCCGGGTGTCTGCAGAGGACAGGGATAGGGAGCAGAGACCAGCAGACATCCTAGACCAGGATCCCCTCACAGACAAGCCGGCTGGCTCCTCTGACCCGGGGCCTACAAAACCCCCACGGCAGTTCACTGTAGAGCCTGACATTGTGGCCAGCACCAAGAAACCTCCGCCTTCACGCCCACCCCCTCCCAGCGGAGCTGCTCCTCCACGGCCACCACCCCCATCCCGGCCTGCTTTACCCCTCAGCAAGAAGTCCCAGGAGTGTATAAGGCCAGCAGGACTGGAAG GGGAGCTGGAGGAGCCATGTGGCCTGGTGTCTCCCAGCAGCACAGTGAGGAGCATCACCAAGGATCTGCAGCACTCTTTGGACCTGGCTAGCGCCACCAGTGGGGACAAGGTTGTCACAGCACAG GAGAATGAGGATGAGCAGGCATCCAGTCCCATTGGCGACCCTCTAGGTCCTCAGCGTCCACGATCCAACTCTGGCAGAGAGCTGACTGATGAG GAGATCCTGGCGAGTGTGATGATCAAGAATCTGGACACAGGTGAGGAGATCCCTCTCATCCAGGCGGAGGAGAAGCTTCCCACAGGGATCAACCCACTCACATTACACATCATGAGGAGGACTAAGGAGTACATCAC GAATGACGCAGCACAGTCAGATGATGATGACAAGGCCCAGGCTCCATTGACCGACTCTGACGGAGGGAAGCTGAAACAGAAAAC CACTCAACTGAAGAAGTTCCTGGGCAAGTCTGTGAAGAGGGCCAAGCATCTGGCTGAAGAGTATGGTGAGAAGGCCGTCAACAAGGTGAAGAGTGTCCGTGATGAAG TGTTTCACAACGACCAGGATGACCCGTCTTCCAGTGATGATGAGGGGATGCCCTACACCCGGCCTGTCAAGTTCAAGGCAGCCCACAGCTTCAAGGGCCCCTTTGACTTTGATCAGGTCAAGGTGGTCCAGGACCTGAGTGGAGAGCACATG GGTGCAGTGTGGACCATGAAGTTCTCACACTGTGGGAGGTTGTTGGCAACAGCAGGCCAGGACAACGTGGTGCGAATCTGGGTTCTGAAAAATGCCTTTGACTACTTCAACAACATGAGGATAAAGTACAACACTGAAG GTCGTGTGTCGCCCTCTCCCTCTCAGGAAAGCCTGTGTTCCTCTAAATCAGACACGGACGGTGGGGTGAGTAAG ATGAGCAGTGTTCCTGAAGACCCTGATTCAGAGGACAAGAATCTCCCCTTCCGCCAAGTCCCCTTTTGCAAGTACAAGGGTCATACGGCTGACCTGCTGGACTTGTCCTGGTCAAAG AACTACTTCTTACTTTCCTCGTCAATGGATAAGACGGTCCGACTGTGGCACATATCCAGGAGAGAGTGTCTATGCTGCTTTCAGCATATTGACTTCGTCACAGCCATCGCTTTCCATCCCAGA GATGACAGGTACTTCCTGAGTGGCTCTCTGGATGGGAAGTTGCGTCTGTGGAACATCCCAGACAAGAAGGTGGCTCTGTGGAACGAGGTGGACGGACAAACACGCCTCATCACTGCTGCCAACTTCTGCCAGAATGGGAAGTACGCTGTCATCGGCACCTACGATGGCCGCTGCATCTTCTACGACACTGAG CGCCTTAAATACCACACCCAGATCCACGTACGGTCGACTAGAGGCAGGAATCGAGTAGGACGGAAAATCACAGGCATCGAGCCTCTGCCTGGAGAGAACAAG ATTCTAGTGACCTCCAATGACTCCAGGATCCGCCTGTATGACCTGCGGGACCTGTCTTTGTCCATGAAGTACAAGGGTTACGTCAACAGCAGTAGTCAGATCAAAGCCAGCTTCAG CCATGATTACTCATTCATTGTGAGTGGCTCAGAGGATAAGTACGTGTACATCTGGAGCACCTACCATGACCTGAGCAAGTTCACCTCTGTACGACGAGACCGCAATGACTTCTGGGAGGGAATTAAAG GAGGCGGGGGCAGAGAAAGCTGGGGCAGATGCAGAGTGTAA